A genomic window from Archaeoglobus profundus DSM 5631 includes:
- a CDS encoding UPF0182 family membrane protein, translating to MNSKKIIALIIFTLADLIILDVFVNVYTEYLWFESLNYGHVFIEMLKYKLLTFLLAFSISFTILTLNAVLLKRAIIEFIGEKIRYFHEIDAIVSLIVAYGFSEYWLKLVFFMNSTDFNLKDPIFGYDVSFFVFKLPFVEIILQIIAFSTFLCFVNAFTYYIYHFRWVRSWEEFKEVFPDLGYLHISILSAVVFFLIGIYLYIERFELLFSQHGVVSGASWVEVNVLMPALLLISFASFGFGLACLKIRGFERVAILFGIYIIVVAFTLGVIPFAVQKLKVEPNELQMERDYINYSIHYTRFAFGLDEIKEFPYEVRYDLSYEKLEKHKGTIRNVRLWDHRPLLDVYRQLQQIRTYYFISDVDVDRYYIDGNYTQVMISARELSTDLLPTRAKTWVNEHLVYTHGYGVIASPVNVVSREGLPDFIIKDIPPKGKVNVTEPRIYYGELTKDYVVVKTKLKEFDYPMGEENIFTTYNGTGGVRIDGIKKFLFAMRFGDVNLLLSQYITDESRIMIHRNIVDRVKTIAPYLKYDSDPYVAVIDGKIYWIIDAYTILDRFPYSDIHDGIAYIRNPVKVFVDAYNGTVEFYIVQEDAVLKTLEKAFPIFKRDMPNDFRKHIRYPINLFELQAKVYAIYHMTNVETFYNREDAWEIPQEVFESTRVPMEPYYVILSIEDKPEFALMIPFTPKGRENMIAWMCARCDERYGEIIVYEFPKGELVYGPMQVEARIDQNPEISKLFTLWGQVGSRIIRGNLLVIPIEGCILYIEPIYLKAEKSHIPELRGVIVAYNDYVVMRDTLEESLKAILGEKIEKPEKVESTEDLVRKALEYYEKAMESVRSGNWSAFGEFLRKLGETLRLLNESVR from the coding sequence ATGAATTCGAAAAAGATTATCGCACTAATAATATTCACCCTAGCAGATTTAATCATCCTCGATGTATTTGTCAACGTTTACACAGAATATCTCTGGTTTGAATCTCTAAATTACGGGCACGTATTTATCGAAATGCTGAAGTATAAGCTTTTAACTTTCCTTCTAGCATTCTCAATCTCTTTTACCATTCTAACTCTAAATGCAGTTCTGCTCAAAAGAGCTATAATAGAGTTTATTGGCGAAAAGATAAGGTATTTCCACGAAATAGATGCAATAGTTTCCTTGATAGTTGCCTACGGATTTTCAGAATACTGGCTAAAGCTAGTGTTTTTCATGAATTCAACGGATTTCAATCTTAAAGATCCTATATTCGGTTACGATGTATCTTTCTTCGTCTTTAAGCTCCCATTTGTTGAAATAATTCTGCAGATCATTGCATTTTCAACTTTTCTGTGTTTTGTAAACGCCTTTACATACTACATCTACCACTTCAGATGGGTTAGAAGTTGGGAGGAATTTAAGGAGGTATTCCCAGATTTGGGTTACCTTCACATCTCGATACTCTCAGCTGTTGTATTCTTCTTGATTGGAATCTATCTGTACATTGAGAGGTTTGAGTTGCTATTTTCGCAACATGGTGTGGTTAGTGGTGCGAGTTGGGTAGAGGTAAATGTGCTGATGCCAGCCCTCCTCTTGATTTCTTTTGCATCATTCGGATTTGGCTTAGCTTGTCTTAAAATCAGGGGATTTGAGAGAGTTGCAATACTCTTCGGAATTTACATAATAGTTGTAGCGTTCACATTGGGTGTAATCCCATTTGCCGTTCAAAAGCTCAAGGTTGAACCAAATGAGCTTCAGATGGAGCGGGATTACATAAACTACAGCATTCACTACACAAGATTTGCATTTGGCTTGGATGAGATCAAGGAGTTTCCCTACGAAGTCAGGTACGATTTAAGCTATGAGAAGCTTGAAAAACACAAAGGAACGATTAGGAATGTAAGACTTTGGGATCACAGACCTCTCTTAGACGTTTACAGGCAACTGCAACAGATAAGAACATACTACTTTATTAGCGACGTTGATGTGGACAGATACTACATCGATGGAAATTACACTCAGGTGATGATTTCTGCAAGGGAGCTTTCAACAGATTTGTTACCAACAAGAGCCAAAACTTGGGTAAACGAACATCTTGTTTACACGCACGGCTACGGAGTTATAGCATCCCCCGTAAACGTTGTGTCAAGAGAGGGTTTACCAGATTTCATCATCAAGGACATACCTCCAAAGGGAAAGGTGAATGTTACAGAGCCGAGAATATACTACGGAGAGCTTACAAAGGATTATGTAGTTGTCAAGACCAAGCTTAAGGAGTTCGATTATCCCATGGGTGAAGAGAACATTTTCACAACGTATAACGGAACTGGAGGAGTTAGAATTGACGGCATTAAGAAGTTTCTATTCGCGATGCGCTTTGGAGATGTAAACCTGCTTCTAAGCCAGTACATAACGGATGAAAGCAGAATAATGATTCACAGGAATATAGTCGATAGGGTCAAAACTATAGCTCCATACCTCAAATACGACTCCGATCCGTATGTGGCAGTGATAGACGGTAAAATTTATTGGATAATAGATGCCTACACAATTCTCGACAGGTTTCCATATTCGGACATTCACGATGGTATCGCCTACATAAGAAACCCTGTCAAAGTATTTGTAGATGCGTACAACGGAACCGTAGAGTTCTACATCGTTCAGGAGGATGCAGTTCTAAAGACTCTTGAAAAGGCTTTTCCAATTTTTAAGAGAGATATGCCTAACGATTTCAGAAAGCATATAAGGTATCCTATAAACCTATTCGAGCTTCAGGCTAAGGTTTACGCGATATACCACATGACAAACGTTGAGACGTTCTATAATAGAGAAGATGCTTGGGAAATACCTCAAGAAGTCTTTGAGAGCACTAGAGTGCCAATGGAACCCTACTACGTCATTTTGAGTATTGAGGACAAGCCCGAGTTTGCCCTCATGATACCGTTTACACCCAAAGGTAGGGAGAACATGATAGCTTGGATGTGTGCTAGGTGCGATGAGCGTTACGGAGAAATAATAGTTTACGAGTTTCCGAAAGGAGAGCTAGTTTATGGACCTATGCAAGTAGAAGCGAGAATTGATCAGAATCCCGAAATTTCCAAGCTCTTTACACTTTGGGGTCAGGTAGGATCGAGGATAATAAGGGGCAATCTGCTAGTGATACCGATAGAGGGTTGTATACTCTACATCGAACCGATATACTTGAAAGCTGAGAAGTCGCACATTCCTGAGTTGAGAGGCGTTATAGTAGCTTATAACGACTACGTCGTAATGAGAGATACACTCGAGGAGTCCCTTAAAGCAATATTGGGCGAGAAGATTGAAAAGCCCGAGAAGGTTGAAAGTACGGAAGATTTGGTCAGAAAAGCTCTAGAGTATTACGAAAAGGCGATGGAGAGTGTTAGAAGTGGCAATTGGAGTGCCTTTGGAGAATTCTTGAGGAAGCTTGGTGAGACTCTGAGGTTGTTAAATGAGAGTGTAAGATGA
- a CDS encoding 2-amino-3,7-dideoxy-D-threo-hept-6-ulosonate synthase gives MSKKRRLKRVLRDGRTVIVPMDHGVSKPIAGLEEVERILKEIDGIVDAVVLHKGVAKRVDYVNEMDMGLIVHLSASTCLVEPNEKVLVTSVEKAIKLGADAVSIHVNLGSKTEREQLRDLGIVSEICDDWGIPLLAMVYARGEGLNERDPELVKHCVRVAYELGADIVKTAYTGSVESFAEVVELAEIPVVIAGGSKKSEFEILREVAEAMNAGASGVAIGRNVFQHRNPKAMAKALRMIVHENASLKEVII, from the coding sequence ATGTCCAAAAAAAGGCGCTTGAAAAGGGTTTTGCGGGATGGAAGGACTGTGATAGTACCGATGGATCACGGAGTATCCAAACCAATAGCGGGGCTTGAGGAGGTTGAGAGAATTCTTAAGGAGATAGATGGAATTGTCGATGCGGTGGTTCTGCATAAGGGGGTAGCTAAAAGGGTTGATTACGTGAACGAAATGGATATGGGGCTTATAGTCCATCTGAGTGCTTCAACATGCTTGGTTGAACCAAACGAAAAGGTGTTGGTTACTTCAGTTGAGAAGGCTATAAAGCTTGGTGCCGATGCCGTAAGCATTCACGTAAACTTGGGGAGCAAAACCGAAAGAGAGCAGTTGAGAGATTTGGGGATAGTTTCGGAGATATGTGACGATTGGGGCATTCCGTTACTTGCAATGGTTTACGCGAGGGGGGAAGGCTTGAACGAAAGGGATCCCGAGCTAGTCAAGCACTGCGTTAGAGTTGCGTATGAGCTTGGAGCAGATATTGTGAAAACTGCTTACACAGGAAGTGTAGAAAGCTTTGCAGAGGTCGTGGAACTTGCAGAAATCCCAGTGGTAATCGCCGGGGGTAGCAAGAAGAGCGAGTTTGAAATTTTGAGAGAAGTAGCTGAAGCCATGAATGCCGGTGCAAGTGGAGTTGCAATAGGTAGAAACGTTTTCCAGCATAGAAATCCGAAGGCCATGGCAAAGGCTTTAAGGATGATAGTTCATGAAAATGCGAGCTTGAAAGAGGTGATAATTTGA
- a CDS encoding DNA-directed RNA polymerase subunit B'', producing MLDRRVLARAYFTHDRLVRHQIDSYNRFLDEGLQRVIDEQRIIELDIPNTYVKLGRAWVGKPIVKEADGIRRLLLPAEARLRNLTYAAPIYVEAQVVDEGKELEWETVEIGMLPVMVKSKICNLHPDNIDEALKAFRRTDNIPDDYEKKLCLAGEDPLDPGGYFIINGTERALVTLEDLAPNKILLEKEEKYGEEFEVAKCFSQKAGYRALVVVERTRGNILEVTFPQLPKPIQFVVLMRALGVESDKEIVEMVSTNPEIMKFMLENLEVAEVETQEEAIDYIGRRVAPGQSRDYRIQRANQVLDQHFLPHLGTEPEARRAKAFFLARMAEMVFELHLGLRREDDKDHYANKRLKLAGDLIEEIFRVALLRLIKDVKYQLERAKARGRPMKMTTAVRADVLTDRIMHPMATGNWVGGRTGVSQLIDRHNYMSILSHLRRVVSPLSRSQPHFEARDLHPTQWGRLCPNETPEGPNCGLVKNFAQYAEVSVGCDEENVKKTLFSLGVEPIRGG from the coding sequence ATGTTGGATAGGCGTGTTCTGGCGAGAGCTTACTTTACCCACGATCGACTCGTAAGGCATCAGATAGACTCGTACAATAGATTCCTAGATGAGGGACTGCAGAGAGTAATAGATGAGCAGAGAATAATAGAGCTTGACATACCAAACACCTACGTAAAGCTTGGAAGAGCTTGGGTTGGTAAGCCAATAGTAAAGGAAGCTGATGGAATAAGGAGACTTCTCTTGCCCGCAGAGGCTAGACTAAGAAATCTAACCTATGCAGCACCAATATATGTTGAAGCTCAAGTTGTTGATGAGGGTAAGGAGCTGGAGTGGGAGACCGTTGAGATAGGCATGTTGCCAGTGATGGTAAAATCGAAGATCTGCAACCTCCATCCAGACAACATAGATGAGGCTTTGAAAGCATTCAGAAGAACCGATAACATTCCAGATGACTACGAAAAGAAGCTGTGTTTAGCAGGAGAAGATCCTCTCGATCCCGGTGGCTATTTCATTATAAACGGAACTGAAAGGGCTCTGGTAACCTTGGAAGATTTAGCTCCAAACAAGATCCTCCTCGAAAAAGAGGAGAAGTACGGTGAAGAGTTTGAAGTAGCGAAGTGTTTCAGTCAGAAGGCTGGTTACAGGGCATTGGTTGTTGTTGAAAGAACGAGAGGTAACATTTTGGAAGTTACATTCCCGCAACTGCCAAAGCCGATCCAATTCGTAGTTCTGATGAGAGCTTTGGGTGTAGAAAGCGATAAAGAGATTGTTGAGATGGTCAGCACGAATCCTGAGATAATGAAGTTCATGCTCGAAAACTTAGAGGTTGCTGAAGTAGAAACGCAGGAGGAAGCAATAGATTACATAGGGAGGAGAGTTGCTCCCGGTCAGAGTAGAGATTACAGGATTCAGAGAGCAAATCAAGTCTTGGATCAGCACTTCCTACCTCATTTGGGAACTGAGCCAGAGGCGAGAAGAGCCAAAGCGTTCTTCCTAGCCAGAATGGCTGAGATGGTTTTTGAGTTGCATTTGGGATTGAGAAGAGAAGACGACAAGGATCATTACGCTAACAAGAGGTTGAAGCTTGCTGGCGATTTAATAGAGGAAATATTCCGTGTAGCTCTGCTTAGGCTTATAAAGGATGTGAAGTACCAGCTTGAGAGGGCCAAGGCGAGAGGAAGACCAATGAAAATGACAACAGCTGTTAGAGCAGATGTCCTCACCGATAGAATAATGCATCCTATGGCTACTGGAAACTGGGTCGGTGGAAGGACGGGAGTTTCACAGCTTATCGATAGACACAATTACATGTCAATTCTGTCCCACCTCAGAAGAGTTGTTTCTCCTCTCTCAAGATCACAGCCACACTTCGAAGCGAGAGACTTGCACCCAACTCAGTGGGGAAGGCTCTGTCCTAACGAAACTCCTGAAGGTCCGAACTGTGGTTTAGTAAAGAACTTTGCTCAATATGCAGAAGTTAGTGTTGGATGTGATGAAGAGAATGTTAAGAAGACGTTATTCAGCTTGGGTGTCGAGCCCATAAGGGGTGGTTAA
- a CDS encoding 3-dehydroquinate synthase II yields MKEIWLLALGENWEDEKEKIKDAIEIGFTGVVVRKEFEDLAKKLGRIKVFGVEDGVGENAIFFEIESAEDQNKAVELSEKFDYLFLKFSDWKVIPLENLIAMKKKAKLIAIVNDLDEAKVVLTTLEKGADGIAIAEDRREMMRRYYELASGEKGFVELKRAKIVEIKPLGVGDRVCIDTVTLMGVGEGMLVGNRAGFMFLVASESEESEYVSSRPFRVNAGSVNAYIKVGDRTKYLAELKAGDSVEIVNYKGETRRSYVGRVKIEKRPLILIRAVANGEEGTVILQNAETIKLVNPEGKHVSVANLKEGDEVLVWIGEKARHFGVGIDEFIIER; encoded by the coding sequence TTGAAGGAGATTTGGCTATTAGCTTTGGGTGAGAACTGGGAAGATGAGAAGGAGAAGATAAAGGATGCCATTGAAATAGGATTTACGGGAGTTGTCGTCAGGAAAGAGTTCGAAGATTTAGCTAAAAAGCTTGGAAGGATAAAGGTCTTTGGGGTTGAGGATGGCGTTGGAGAGAACGCGATATTCTTTGAGATAGAATCAGCTGAGGATCAGAACAAAGCTGTTGAGCTTTCTGAAAAGTTCGATTATCTCTTCCTGAAGTTTTCAGATTGGAAGGTAATACCGCTCGAAAACCTCATAGCGATGAAGAAGAAAGCCAAGCTTATAGCTATAGTGAACGATTTAGATGAGGCAAAGGTAGTTCTGACCACGCTTGAGAAAGGTGCAGATGGAATTGCTATCGCAGAGGATAGGAGAGAAATGATGAGAAGGTATTACGAGCTCGCAAGTGGAGAAAAAGGCTTTGTGGAGCTTAAGAGGGCTAAGATAGTTGAGATAAAGCCCCTTGGAGTTGGAGACAGAGTTTGTATTGACACCGTGACGTTGATGGGTGTTGGAGAAGGAATGCTCGTTGGCAATAGAGCTGGTTTCATGTTTTTAGTTGCGAGTGAGAGTGAAGAGAGCGAGTATGTTTCATCAAGACCCTTTAGAGTAAATGCTGGGAGCGTTAATGCATACATAAAGGTAGGAGATAGGACAAAGTACTTGGCTGAGCTTAAGGCGGGAGATTCAGTTGAAATAGTCAACTACAAGGGAGAAACAAGGAGAAGCTATGTCGGGAGAGTTAAGATAGAGAAAAGACCGTTAATATTGATTAGGGCTGTTGCCAACGGAGAAGAAGGAACTGTAATACTTCAGAATGCGGAGACGATTAAATTAGTTAATCCAGAGGGTAAGCACGTTTCAGTTGCGAATCTAAAGGAGGGAGACGAGGTTTTGGTTTGGATCGGAGAAAAGGCAAGACACTTCGGCGTAGGTATAGACGAATTTATAATTGAGCGTTGA
- a CDS encoding MFS transporter gives MKAVIFGSTLAGIMGVAILSPAFPEVQRALNLNDFQVGLLITVFTLPGIFFAPLMGYLADKYGRGILLSASLILFSLSGFACAFADYSTMLLLRFVQGVGGSALTSLAVTLIGDIFEGIERAKMLGYNASVLSMGLAFYPLLGGILAEIDWRLPFIAFISALPIGLMAIRIKSRGHHNKFRLEINRDIIVAFVLGCAVFIFTYGVFYLYVPLTLENKFRASPILRGLVQSSTLIFTALVATRLGTFVSRFGVYRTISFGFLGYSLSLLLIPLSPDILTATISTTIYGFGHGTVLPALQNLLVERTSLESRATVIATYNSMIRVGQTVGPIFASLIGFNSYFLASLMSLILFAITFKFWKG, from the coding sequence ATGAAGGCGGTAATATTCGGTTCAACTCTGGCAGGCATAATGGGTGTTGCTATACTTTCTCCAGCCTTTCCAGAGGTTCAAAGAGCCTTGAATTTGAACGACTTTCAAGTTGGACTGTTAATAACAGTATTCACACTTCCGGGGATTTTCTTTGCTCCCTTAATGGGGTATCTAGCAGACAAATACGGGAGAGGAATACTGTTGTCAGCAAGTTTAATCTTATTCAGTCTTTCAGGATTTGCATGTGCCTTTGCAGATTACAGCACCATGCTTCTGCTGAGATTCGTTCAGGGAGTTGGTGGCTCCGCCTTAACGTCTTTAGCCGTTACGTTAATTGGTGACATCTTTGAAGGCATCGAGAGAGCTAAGATGCTAGGATACAATGCAAGCGTTCTGAGTATGGGTCTGGCATTTTACCCCCTTTTAGGGGGAATTTTGGCTGAGATAGACTGGAGACTGCCTTTCATAGCTTTCATTTCAGCCTTACCGATTGGTCTGATGGCTATTAGAATAAAGTCAAGGGGTCACCATAATAAATTCAGACTGGAAATTAATAGGGATATAATCGTAGCATTCGTATTGGGCTGTGCAGTCTTCATATTTACGTACGGTGTGTTCTACCTTTACGTTCCTCTAACCTTGGAAAATAAATTTAGAGCTAGCCCAATCTTAAGGGGTTTGGTTCAATCGTCAACCCTCATTTTCACAGCGCTGGTTGCTACAAGGCTTGGCACATTTGTTAGCAGATTTGGAGTATACAGAACAATAAGTTTCGGCTTTCTAGGTTACAGCCTATCCCTGCTTCTTATACCGCTCTCTCCCGACATATTAACAGCTACAATATCGACAACAATTTACGGTTTTGGACACGGAACAGTTTTGCCAGCCCTTCAGAACCTGTTGGTCGAGAGAACTAGTTTGGAAAGTAGAGCAACAGTAATAGCGACATACAATTCAATGATAAGGGTAGGCCAAACCGTAGGCCCAATTTTCGCGTCTTTGATAGGTTTCAACAGCTACTTCCTAGCCTCTCTGATGTCTTTGATACTCTTTGCAATTACGTTCAAATTCTGGAAAGGTTGA
- a CDS encoding carboxyl transferase domain-containing protein produces MIDLLLDEGSQSRFSDGYFGTVDGRPVCVLYKEGVFSGCSCNVIDLALKVGVPIVNIFNCEDFEISMKTLLDTSKFLTKMGLANGVIPRITVFLNKAHWLLSYQTDFVGMSENVEYSVVMPGIIKSFTGKDVEISAEFHAKSGNCHFIGESDEAVLSSIRKLLSFLPLNNMEDPPLAETRDDVRRTIDFEIPSDPYQPFDMKALIAQVLDDEDFFEIQGSYAQNVITGFGRLDGMSVGIVANDPAYNLGCLDVEGIKKMLSFVRFCDAFNIPIVNFVDTPGFLPDFDQEIGGLAKYMSRLVDIYSQATTPVISVVVRKAYSSFVVMGLTGSDFIFAYPNAEFAVVDADTDSTKLEKDRGDYVKEFREKAFEMFVNEVIDIKWTRAKLINTLRLLETKRKKLPPKKCDVI; encoded by the coding sequence ATGATTGATCTTTTGCTTGATGAAGGTTCACAGTCCCGCTTCTCGGATGGTTACTTTGGAACCGTTGACGGTAGACCCGTATGCGTTCTCTATAAGGAAGGTGTATTCAGCGGTTGCAGTTGCAATGTGATCGATCTGGCTTTGAAGGTTGGAGTTCCGATTGTAAACATATTCAACTGCGAAGATTTTGAAATTAGCATGAAAACTCTTCTCGATACTTCAAAGTTCTTGACTAAGATGGGTTTAGCGAATGGTGTCATCCCCAGAATAACTGTCTTTCTCAACAAAGCGCATTGGTTGTTGAGTTATCAAACAGATTTCGTCGGGATGAGTGAAAACGTTGAATATAGCGTTGTTATGCCAGGAATAATAAAGTCCTTCACTGGAAAAGATGTTGAGATTTCAGCTGAGTTTCATGCAAAGTCTGGAAACTGCCATTTCATTGGAGAGAGCGATGAAGCCGTTTTGAGCTCCATTAGAAAACTTCTGAGCTTTCTACCTTTGAACAACATGGAAGACCCTCCACTTGCAGAGACGAGAGACGATGTTAGGAGAACAATAGATTTCGAAATTCCATCAGATCCCTATCAGCCCTTCGATATGAAAGCTCTAATAGCTCAAGTACTCGATGACGAGGATTTCTTTGAAATTCAGGGTAGCTACGCTCAGAACGTTATAACGGGTTTCGGTAGACTGGATGGAATGAGTGTGGGCATTGTAGCAAACGATCCCGCCTACAACTTGGGCTGTCTGGATGTGGAAGGAATTAAGAAGATGCTATCGTTTGTAAGGTTTTGCGATGCCTTCAACATACCAATCGTAAATTTCGTAGACACACCCGGATTTTTACCGGATTTCGATCAGGAGATTGGAGGTCTGGCTAAGTACATGAGTAGGCTTGTGGATATATATTCGCAGGCAACAACCCCTGTGATTTCTGTCGTCGTTAGAAAAGCATATTCAAGCTTCGTCGTAATGGGTTTAACTGGATCTGATTTCATTTTTGCCTACCCTAATGCGGAGTTTGCCGTAGTAGATGCCGATACAGATTCCACTAAGCTTGAAAAAGATAGAGGTGATTACGTCAAAGAATTTAGAGAGAAAGCTTTTGAAATGTTCGTTAACGAAGTCATAGACATTAAGTGGACTAGAGCCAAGTTGATAAATACCCTCAGATTACTCGAAACTAAGAGGAAGAAGCTACCTCCAAAGAAGTGTGATGTGATATGA
- a CDS encoding DNA-directed RNA polymerase subunit H: MKIRLQDHILVPKHELLSEEEKEEVLKLLGIKPEQLPKIRVDDPIAKEIGAKVGDIVRIIRESPTAGVSITYRYVVPPVVVKVEEERVEEEEEEEE, translated from the coding sequence ATGAAGATAAGGCTTCAGGATCATATCTTGGTTCCAAAGCATGAACTACTGAGTGAAGAAGAGAAGGAAGAAGTACTTAAGCTACTTGGCATAAAACCCGAACAGTTACCGAAAATAAGAGTAGATGACCCAATAGCCAAAGAGATAGGGGCTAAGGTGGGAGATATTGTTAGGATAATAAGGGAAAGCCCTACTGCTGGCGTTAGTATTACATACAGATATGTCGTCCCCCCTGTTGTTGTTAAGGTTGAGGAGGAGAGAGTTGAGGAGGAAGAAGAGGAAGAAGAGTGA